Proteins from a genomic interval of Xiphias gladius isolate SHS-SW01 ecotype Sanya breed wild chromosome 23, ASM1685928v1, whole genome shotgun sequence:
- the slu7 gene encoding pre-mRNA-splicing factor SLU7, producing MAEQTSVSSEGIVGLDEPKKMTREDWRKKKELEEQRKLGNAPAEVDEEGKDINPHIPQYISSVPWYIDPSKRPTLKHQRPQSENQKQYSAIGEWYKRGVQENDVGTKFRKGACENCGAMTHKRKDCLERPRKVGAKYTGTGIAPDEHSQVQLALDYDGKRDRWNGYDPEEHQRIVEEYAKVDLAKRTLKAQKLQDELASGKLDQTEWEHDSEDEDEDKYADDIDMPGQNFDSKRRITVRNLRIREDTAKYLRNLDPNSAYYDPKTRAMRENPYSNTGMNPDEVGYAGDNFARYTGDTITMAQTQLFAWEAYERGSEVHLQADPTKLELLHRSFKVKKEDFKEQQRESIVEKYGGQQHLDAPPRELLLAQTEDYVEYSRHGAVLKGLEKAVARSKYEEDVLINNHTCIWGSYWKDGCWGYKCCHSMVKQSYCTGDAGIGINNSDCVPFEEGLTEPQEEEQPKTLLEMHRDKMMKEKKKKKKSKKNKKRGSDSSDSEDEEKKKEKLKKALEAEDKRVKHIEAIMQMDERKRPYNSLQEVKAPTEEEMEAFRMKRSRPDDPMASFLGQ from the exons ATGGCCGAGCAGACCAGCGTCAGCTCGGAGGGCATCGTGGGCCTGGATGAGCCCAAAAAGATGACCAGGGAGGactggaggaagaagaaggagctggaggagcagaggaagcTGGGAAACGCGCCAGCTGAGGTGGACGAGGAGGGAAA gGACATAAATCCTCACATCCCGCAGTACATTTCATCAGTGCCATGGTACATCGACCCATCCAAAAGGCCCACGCTAAAGCATCAGAGACCACAGAGTGAAAACCAGAAGCAATACTCAGCCATTGGAGAGTGGTATAAGAGAGGAGTGCAAGAG AATGATGTTGGCACTAAATTTCGTAAGGGAGCTTGTGAAAACTGTGGGGCCATGACACACAAGAGGAAGGACTGCTTGGAG CGACCCAGAAAAGTTGGGGCGAAGTACACAGGCACAGGCATAGCTCCGGATGAACACAGTCAGGTCCAGCTCGCGTTGGATTATGACGGGAAGCGTGATCGCTGGAACGGGTATGACCCTGAGGAACACCAGCGCATTGTGGAAGAGTATGCCAAAGTAGACCTG gcCAAAAGGACTCTGAAGGCACAGAAACTTCAGGATGAGTTGGCCTCTGGAAAATTGGACCAAACT GAGTGGGAACATGAcagtgaggatgaggatgaagataAATATGCAGATGACATTGATATGCCCGGTCAGAACTTTGACTCCAAGAGACGAATCACTGTCAGGAATCTGCGTATCCGAGAAGACACAGCTAAA TACTTGAGGAATCTGGATCCAAACTCCGCCTACTACGATCCAAAGACTCGAGCTATGAGAGAGAACCCATACTCCAACACTGGCATGAACCCTGACGA AGTCGGGTACGCTGGAGACAACTTTGCTCGCTATACTGGGGACACGATCACCATGGCTCAAACACAAT TGTTTGCCTGGGAGGCCTATGAGAGAGGCTCAGAGGTGCATCTGCAGGCCGACCCGACCAAGCTGGAGCTGCTCCACCGGTCCTTCAAGGTCAAGAAAGAGGACTTTAAAGAGCAACAGCGGGAGAGCATCGTGGAGAAG TATGGAGGTCAACAGCACCTGGATGCTCCACCGCGGGAGCTGCTGTTGGCCCAGACGGAGGACTACGTGGAGTATTCTCGTCACGGCGCTGTACTGAAAGGACTTGAGAAGGCTGTCGCCCGTTCCAAGTATGAGGAGGACGTGCTCATCAACAACCATACT TGTATTTGGGGCTCTTACTGGAAGGACGGCTGCTGGGGGTACAAGTGTTGTCACTCCATGGTCAAGCAGAGTTACTGCACAGGAGATGCTGGAATTGGAATA AACAACTCAGACTGTGTTCCATTTGAAGAGGGACTCACTGAGCCACAGGAGGAAGAACAACCAAAGACTCTGCTGGAG ATGCATCGAGATAAGAtgatgaaagagaagaagaagaaaaagaagagcaaaaagAACAAGAAGCGTGGTTCTGACAGCAGTGATTcagaagatgaagagaagaagaaggagaagctGAAGAAG gCCCTTGAAGCAGAGGACAAACGGGTGAAGCACATAGAAGCAATAATGCAGATGGATGAGAGGAAGAGGCCGTACAACAGCCTGCAGGAAGTGAAGGCGCCCAccgaggaggagatggaggccTTCCGCATGAAGCGTAGCCGGCCAGATGATCCCATGGCTTCCTTCCTGGGACAGTGA